The nucleotide window AAAATTTCGTGATGCAAAAAACAATATTTTCACTGTTATTCTCTATATCTTTCCTCTTAATATCTTGTGAAAAAGATTCAGAGCCCATTAAGAATTCAAATGATAAAACTTCTTATATTCTTCAACTAGGGCACATACCAGCGCCGAAGCTTCCAGAGGACAATCCTCTAACAAAGGAAGGTGTTGCACTGGGGAGAAAACTGTTTTATGAAAAAGCACTGAGTTTAGATAATTCTATTTCTTGTGCTTCTTGTCATACGCAGGCATTTGCATTTAGCGATACCAATAAATTTTCTATTGGAGTTGGAGGATTAAAAGGAAAAAGACAAGCAATGGCGATTGTTAATTTGGCTTGGAATGACAATGATTTTTTTTGGGACGGAAGAGCTCATTTACTAAGAGATCAAGCATTAATGCCTATAGAAGATCCGCTTGAGATGCAAGAAACATTAGAAAGGGTTATTCAAAAATTAAAAGACAAACCAGAGTATTTAAAGGATTTTAAGAAAGCATTCGATTCAGAAGATATCACAGAGGAAAAGATTTCATTAGCACTTGAGCAGTTTATGTTTACATTGGTTTCTTACCAAAGTAAATATGATCAAGTACAAAACAAACAAGCTCAATTTACCCCATCTGAAGAAAGAGGTAGGAAGTTGTTCTTTAATCCAATAGATCATGATAAACCCAATGAGTCTGGAGCTTTTTGTGTAAAGTGTCATGGAGGTCCAAACTTTACCAACAACCAATATATGAATAATGGACTGGATGATATAAGTCAAATGACCGATGTTGGACGGTTTAAAGTAACGGATAATCAGTTTGATTTTGGGAGTTTTAGAGTTCCAACTTTAAGGAATATTGCCGTTACAGAACCTTATATGCACGACGGCCGTTTTCAAACTTTGGAAGAAGTAATTGATCACTATGATCATGGAGTCCAAAAATCTCCAAGTTTAGATTTAGGTTTGTTGTTTGTTCAAAATAGTGGAGGTTTAAAGCTTAGTGTTCAACAGAAAAAGGATTTAATTGCATTTCTTAATACATTGACTGATACACAGTTTCTGAAAGATAAAAAATTCTCAGATCCTTTTTAAGAGAGGAAGTTGGTTCATTATTTTTTTGAACGTTTTCAAGGATAAATACTAATTTAGAATTAATGTGATATTTAGTTTTGAGTAACCATTTAGGCTCTTTTGTTTCTGATGAAAGAGCCTAAATATGTTTGAGTTTTGAATTTTAAGAGAGAAGAGTATTCTTTAAAAGCTTCAAATTCTTATTTTTGAGAAAAATGTATCAATGAAACTCAAGAGTCAAATTCTTCCAGCTACTTTTCAGGGGCAAAAACCAATTTTATTTGATTTGTACCATGGCAATTCTCAGAATTTGGTAATTTTTTGCCATGGCTATAAGGGGTATAAAGACTGGGGAGCTTGGCACTTGGTCGCCGATTATTTTTATGAGCATGGAATAAGTTTCTTGAAATTCAATTTCTCTCACAATGGAGGAACTGTCAATCAGCCAATAGATTTTCCAGATTTAGACGCTTTTGCCGAGAATAATTATTCTATTGAAATGGAGGATTTGAGCAGAGTGATAGAGTATTCAAATGAAAATGGATATCAAAATATTCATTTGATTGGGCATAGTAGAGGAGGAGCGATCGTTCTTCAAGCGGCTTTGGAACAGAAAATCCAGTCGGTTACCACATGGAATGCCGTTCATAGTTTTGATAGATTTCCTAAAGGTGAAAAGTTTGAAAAATGGAAGAAAAATGGTGTATTCACTGTTCTTAATGGTAGAACGAAGCAAGAAATGCCTCATAATTTTCAATTTTTTGAAGATTATCAAAGGAATTTAAAAAGATTCTCTTTGCACAATAATTTATCTCTGTTACAATGTCCTTTGTTAATATGTCATGCTGAATTAGATCCTGCTGTTTCTGTTCAATCTGCATATAAAATTGAGCGTTTTGTGAATAATTCAATATTAGTGGAGAAATTTATTCTTTCAGGATCAGACCATGTTTTTGGATCTAAACATCCTTGGGAGCAATCTAGTTTACCTTCAGATTTGGAGATTATTTGTAGAAAAACTATTGAGTTTATTAATCAATAAAAAGAAATTAGATGTCAAGGTTCTTAGCAAAAAGAAAACATTTTTTAATCTTGACTTTGGGGATTTTGTTGATTATTTTTCCCTTAAGTTTTTTTCTCAATGTGCCCAAATGGGATAATATAGATTGTTTTTTGCCTTATCGATACTTTATTAGTGATTATGCATGGAATGGGCATTGGCCATGGTGGAATCCCTTTCAAAATTTGGGCTACCCAGGATATTCCGATTTACAATCTGGTGCATGGTATCCTATTGTGTGGATCTCATTACTGTTAGGAAAATACACGATAACAAGCTTGATGATAGAATTGGTTTTTCATTTCCTTTTAGCTGGTTGGGGAATGTTCTATTTGTCAAGACTGTTTTTTAATGATTCAAGAATTGGACTTTTACTTGGTTTATCCTATGGATTGTCAGGTTTTATGGTTGGTTCAACACAGCTGATGATCTTTTTAATCCCTACAGCTTGGTTACCTTGGATTTTATATTTTTTGTTTTCTTGGTTTAAGAATTTTAAAAATAAATACCTCATATTATCTGCATTAAGTATTTCCATGCATATTACGGGTTCCAGTCCTGCTTACACGATTGTGTTGATTTATATTCTTTTAGGGATTTTTATATATCAATTTTTGAAACAGTCTCAAAGAAAGATATTTGTTCTACGGAGTACTTGGTTATTGTTATTGGTTGCGGGATTGATTTTACCTTATATTACTTCTTTTTTAGATTTCGCACCCTACTTCAATCGTTTATCTCCTTTACAGAGTGATAGGTTGTTAGGACTCAATCCTTGGACTTTACCCTCCTATATTTCATTTATTCTTCCTTATGGAGTTTTAGCAGATTCCTCGCTTTTTTCTATCACAGATTTATCTTGTAGAAATAGCTATTTGGGATTGTTAAGTATCGGAGTTGCTATATTCTTTCTATTGAAGATGAAATTCCAAAAAAAACATTGGATACTCATCTCTCTTTTGGTTTTAAGCATGGTTTTGGCCGCAGGGAAAGAAACGCTATTTTATGATTGGATACTTCACCTTCCTGGTTTTGGTAGATTTAAGCACCCATCCATGTACAGAACGTATATTATTCTCTTATTACTTTTGTTAGCGGGTTTTGGGTATCAAGAAGTTTTAAAAAAGGAGCAAAATTATCAAGTAAGGAATGTCTTAATTGGTATAGGACTGCTGATTCTAGGGATTGTGATTTTTTCTTGGCAGACTACAAATGGGAGTAATCTAATAGAAGCATTTGGAGATTTATTTTCTTCAAAAGAAAGACCGAAGCAAACATTAGCAAGTCTTTTAATTGTGAATGGTGTTTTTTCCTTTATGGTAATTTGTATTGGTTTTGTTTTAATGAGCTCAAAACGAATAACCGTATTTACCGTATTAGTTGTCATCACTCTTTTAGATCTGGGTATTCATGCTCGAATGACATCTAAAACTACTATGGTATATTCTGGTGTTTCCTATGGAGAATCACAAAATTTTTTCAATGAATTACCTAATGAAATGAATCAAAGTGTAGCTCATGAAAATTTTAAAAAATTGGACGGGAAAAGTGGTCTAAAACATTGTTGTGGAATTTGGAGAAATGTGTCCACCTTTCATAAAACATTATCTTATCAAGGTCATAATCCAACAGCATTCTCTCGTTATGATAAAGCCACAAATAGTGATTTCAGCTTACAGTCTCATTTAGAACACCCTCTTTTTTATTCTCCAAATAAAGAATTGGTTCTCAATCATCCTAAAATCGGCTACAATAAATTTGAAATTTTTGTTAAAAACCCTTCAGAAAAGTCTCAAGTATTGATTCTTAATCAAA belongs to Flavobacteriales bacterium and includes:
- a CDS encoding alpha/beta hydrolase, yielding MKLKSQILPATFQGQKPILFDLYHGNSQNLVIFCHGYKGYKDWGAWHLVADYFYEHGISFLKFNFSHNGGTVNQPIDFPDLDAFAENNYSIEMEDLSRVIEYSNENGYQNIHLIGHSRGGAIVLQAALEQKIQSVTTWNAVHSFDRFPKGEKFEKWKKNGVFTVLNGRTKQEMPHNFQFFEDYQRNLKRFSLHNNLSLLQCPLLICHAELDPAVSVQSAYKIERFVNNSILVEKFILSGSDHVFGSKHPWEQSSLPSDLEIICRKTIEFINQ
- a CDS encoding cytochrome-c peroxidase produces the protein MQKTIFSLLFSISFLLISCEKDSEPIKNSNDKTSYILQLGHIPAPKLPEDNPLTKEGVALGRKLFYEKALSLDNSISCASCHTQAFAFSDTNKFSIGVGGLKGKRQAMAIVNLAWNDNDFFWDGRAHLLRDQALMPIEDPLEMQETLERVIQKLKDKPEYLKDFKKAFDSEDITEEKISLALEQFMFTLVSYQSKYDQVQNKQAQFTPSEERGRKLFFNPIDHDKPNESGAFCVKCHGGPNFTNNQYMNNGLDDISQMTDVGRFKVTDNQFDFGSFRVPTLRNIAVTEPYMHDGRFQTLEEVIDHYDHGVQKSPSLDLGLLFVQNSGGLKLSVQQKKDLIAFLNTLTDTQFLKDKKFSDPF